A genomic region of Catalinimonas niigatensis contains the following coding sequences:
- a CDS encoding DUF6999 family protein — MSTYDNLDVNNHDSRDPNPWLAMYLDSSIPINDHTKLALMRDNDSRSAMYLLPLVRFWSKLMIFFIHVFKFFFPKVPNSSRMLHRILAWGLKNFVSKDANLLIFRHFHVGSEIMQFIAKNVDGVEVQTSPLKPRDFEDIKDDLFLKHDLNLYNFVINLNRQLKDKKIGIKGKRPVDLSMITPDRFDHIDFPDRWTNILDLRSAIELFTPFYQFFLTANDFVRASNSLQLDETIGIYTSQILNTPGHLSLVNNKHPMVPETTYSAAYRLVLHGLAAETLHAVLVNIKQASFADGVIVPQV; from the coding sequence ATGAGTACATATGACAATCTGGACGTTAACAATCATGATAGCCGGGACCCCAATCCCTGGCTGGCGATGTATCTGGATAGCAGTATTCCGATCAACGACCACACCAAGCTGGCTTTGATGCGGGATAACGACTCGCGTTCTGCCATGTACCTGCTGCCGCTGGTCCGTTTCTGGTCCAAGCTCATGATCTTTTTCATCCATGTCTTCAAATTCTTCTTTCCCAAAGTGCCGAATTCCTCCAGAATGCTTCACAGAATTCTGGCTTGGGGACTCAAAAACTTTGTGAGCAAAGATGCCAATTTATTGATCTTTAGGCATTTTCATGTGGGCAGCGAGATCATGCAGTTTATCGCTAAAAATGTAGATGGCGTAGAAGTGCAGACCAGTCCTTTAAAACCGAGAGACTTTGAGGACATCAAAGATGATCTGTTTCTGAAGCACGATCTGAATCTCTATAATTTTGTAATCAACCTCAATCGTCAGCTCAAAGATAAAAAGATAGGCATCAAAGGAAAGAGACCCGTGGACCTGTCCATGATCACGCCCGATCGTTTTGACCACATTGACTTCCCAGACCGCTGGACGAACATTTTGGATTTGAGATCAGCCATTGAGTTATTTACGCCTTTCTACCAGTTTTTTCTTACCGCCAACGACTTTGTCAGGGCGTCCAATTCTCTGCAACTGGACGAGACCATAGGCATCTACACCTCACAGATTCTCAATACGCCCGGCCATCTGAGTCTGGTCAACAACAAACATCCGATGGTGCCGGAAACTACCTACAGTGCAGCTTACAGATTGGTATTACATGGTTTGGCGGCGGAAACTTTACATGCGGTATTGGTCAATATCAAGCAGGCAAGCTTTGCCGATGGCGTGATCGTCCCCCAGGTGTAA
- a CDS encoding helix-turn-helix domain-containing protein, which produces MNTNLKNKEEIQEAFKDLFEFEDEKEEIKHRARILMFRFLSEVEKIVEKKKLKKKDLAKMIGTSPSYVTQLFRGDKLINLETLAKLQKVLGIEFVIKSKKVNTENSKKRVPQKNLLPKQKKSKYLV; this is translated from the coding sequence ATGAATACGAATTTGAAGAATAAAGAAGAAATCCAAGAAGCCTTTAAAGATCTATTCGAGTTCGAGGATGAAAAAGAAGAAATCAAACATAGAGCTCGTATACTCATGTTCCGGTTTCTTAGTGAGGTTGAAAAAATTGTTGAGAAGAAAAAGCTAAAGAAAAAAGATCTTGCAAAAATGATTGGTACTTCTCCCAGCTATGTTACACAATTGTTTAGAGGAGATAAACTTATTAACTTAGAGACTTTGGCTAAGCTGCAAAAGGTCTTAGGAATTGAATTTGTAATCAAGTCTAAAAAGGTAAATACTGAAAATTCCAAAAAAAGAGTTCCTCAAAAAAACCTCTTACCAAAACAGAAAAAGTCAAAATATCTTGTATAA
- the rlmN gene encoding 23S rRNA (adenine(2503)-C(2))-methyltransferase RlmN, whose protein sequence is MSAVITQQKVDIRKAKPEAVQAFLAEIGEKAFRAKQIQEWLWKKSAHSFEEMTNLSKKTRELLEEHFVVLPVKVKEQQLSKDRTIKSMFQLHDGHAVEGVLIPTTSRMTACVSSQVGCSLSCKFCATGYMERKRNLDAAEIYDQVVLINRQAEKNYQIPLSNIVYMGMGEPLLNYQNVLDSIEHITSPEGLNMSPKRITVSTAGIAKMIKKLGDDQVKFNLALSLHAANDQKRDQIMPINESNTLEALREALQYFYDKTESMITFEYILFYDFNDTLEDARELWEFSKQVPSKINIIEYNPIKEADFKNTEADRLSQFAAYLEKKGVIVNVRRSRGKDIDAACGQLAIKKK, encoded by the coding sequence ATGAGTGCCGTCATTACACAGCAGAAAGTAGATATACGCAAAGCCAAACCTGAGGCTGTTCAGGCTTTTTTGGCAGAGATAGGAGAAAAAGCATTTCGCGCTAAGCAAATACAGGAATGGTTATGGAAAAAATCTGCCCATAGCTTTGAGGAAATGACCAACCTCTCCAAAAAAACCAGAGAACTGCTGGAAGAGCACTTTGTTGTTCTTCCGGTAAAAGTGAAGGAACAGCAGCTTAGTAAAGACCGTACCATCAAGTCTATGTTTCAGTTGCATGATGGCCATGCAGTAGAAGGCGTGCTTATTCCTACCACCAGCCGCATGACAGCCTGTGTATCTTCGCAGGTAGGCTGCTCCCTGAGCTGTAAATTCTGTGCTACCGGCTATATGGAGCGCAAACGTAATCTGGATGCTGCCGAAATCTATGATCAGGTGGTGTTGATCAACCGTCAGGCTGAAAAAAATTACCAGATACCCCTGTCCAACATTGTGTATATGGGCATGGGCGAACCTCTATTGAATTATCAGAATGTACTGGATTCTATTGAACATATTACCTCACCCGAGGGTCTGAATATGTCGCCCAAGCGGATTACCGTATCTACTGCCGGTATTGCCAAGATGATCAAAAAGCTGGGAGATGATCAGGTGAAGTTTAACCTGGCGCTTTCGCTGCATGCTGCCAATGATCAAAAGCGGGATCAGATCATGCCCATCAACGAGAGCAATACGCTGGAAGCGCTGCGGGAAGCGCTTCAATATTTTTATGACAAGACCGAAAGCATGATCACCTTTGAGTACATCCTCTTCTATGACTTCAATGATACGCTGGAAGATGCGCGCGAGCTTTGGGAGTTTAGCAAACAGGTGCCCAGCAAAATCAATATCATTGAATACAATCCTATCAAAGAAGCTGACTTCAAAAATACCGAAGCCGACCGCCTGAGTCAGTTCGCCGCTTATCTGGAAAAGAAAGGGGTAATCGTCAATGTGCGCCGGAGTCGGGGCAAAGACATAGACGCCGCCTGTGGCCAGCTGGCAATCAAGAAGAAATAG
- a CDS encoding TRAP transporter small permease subunit, whose product MRKTLEKASNFIDGINEAIGKGVSWLTTILVILICGDVAARYLFNTSSAGWVELEWHIFSFIFLLGAAYALKHDKHVRVDVFYQNFSPKEQALVNLLGSLLFLIPFCIIIIQASLRFTYNAYIINEGSPDPGGLPFRFIVKGAIPIGFFLLLLQAISLALRSLLMLTESTTEHA is encoded by the coding sequence TTGAGAAAAACCCTAGAAAAGGCCAGTAACTTTATTGATGGCATCAATGAAGCCATTGGAAAAGGCGTCTCCTGGCTTACTACCATACTGGTGATCCTTATCTGTGGCGATGTGGCTGCCCGCTACCTTTTCAATACTTCTTCCGCAGGGTGGGTAGAATTAGAATGGCATATCTTTTCTTTTATCTTTCTTTTGGGAGCCGCCTATGCCCTTAAGCATGACAAACATGTACGGGTAGATGTGTTCTACCAGAATTTCAGTCCAAAAGAACAGGCTTTGGTTAATCTGCTGGGTTCTCTACTTTTCCTAATTCCTTTCTGCATCATCATCATTCAGGCTTCACTTAGATTTACCTACAATGCTTATATAATCAACGAAGGTTCACCTGATCCGGGAGGCTTACCATTCCGATTCATTGTCAAAGGAGCAATTCCTATCGGGTTTTTTCTCCTGCTACTACAAGCGATTTCTCTAGCTTTACGATCCCTGCTTATGCTGACCGAATCTACTACCGAACATGCCTGA
- a CDS encoding TRAP transporter large permease translates to MPDILPIILFLSIFLLILFGFPVAFTLGGVSVLFGLLTFGPDFFYLLSLRVFGTMTNYVLLAVPLFIYMGIMLEKSGLAESLLETMALLFGRFKGGLAISVILVGAMLAASTGIVGATVITMGLISLPTMLKRGYSAELATGTIASAGTLGQIIPPSVVLVLLGSVLNVSVGDLFTAALIPGLALVGCYLLYVVAIATFKPSVAPPIAAEEIAEFRKKGMWRRVIAAFVLPFLLIAAVLGSIFAGIASPTEAAAVGAMGASLLTVFQGRLNMKVLKDVMQETTHLTCMVFIILVGATAFALVFRGMEGDRYLVGLIEQANLSPMVFLTIVMVVVFIAGFFIDFIEIIFIIVPVVAPIFTLMGIDLIWIGVLLALNLQTSFLSPPFGFSLFYLKGVAPPQVTTGHLYRGIIPYVIIQLVFLVLVIIFPEMVTFLLED, encoded by the coding sequence ATGCCTGATATACTGCCCATCATTCTGTTTCTTTCCATTTTCTTGCTGATTTTATTTGGCTTTCCGGTAGCTTTTACCTTAGGAGGTGTCTCTGTCCTCTTTGGTTTGCTGACCTTCGGTCCTGATTTCTTCTATTTGCTGTCTTTGCGTGTCTTTGGTACCATGACCAATTATGTATTGCTGGCTGTTCCTCTGTTTATCTACATGGGGATCATGCTGGAGAAATCGGGACTGGCAGAGAGCTTATTGGAAACGATGGCATTGCTCTTTGGACGTTTCAAAGGAGGCTTGGCTATTTCTGTGATTCTTGTAGGGGCGATGCTGGCTGCTTCTACAGGCATTGTGGGGGCTACCGTCATTACCATGGGATTGATCAGCTTGCCTACCATGCTCAAGCGGGGCTACAGTGCCGAACTGGCTACGGGAACGATTGCTTCGGCAGGTACGCTGGGGCAGATTATTCCACCCTCGGTAGTACTGGTATTATTAGGCAGTGTACTTAATGTATCTGTAGGTGACTTGTTTACCGCTGCCCTCATCCCAGGATTGGCACTGGTAGGGTGTTATTTACTGTATGTGGTGGCCATAGCTACTTTCAAACCGAGCGTTGCGCCACCCATAGCTGCCGAAGAAATTGCCGAATTTCGTAAGAAAGGTATGTGGCGAAGAGTGATTGCAGCTTTCGTATTACCTTTTCTGCTGATTGCTGCAGTATTGGGTTCCATCTTTGCAGGCATCGCCTCTCCTACTGAGGCGGCAGCGGTAGGTGCTATGGGGGCTTCCTTGCTCACGGTTTTTCAGGGCAGATTGAACATGAAGGTGCTGAAAGATGTAATGCAGGAGACCACTCATCTGACCTGTATGGTATTTATTATCCTCGTTGGGGCCACGGCTTTTGCTTTAGTTTTTCGAGGTATGGAAGGTGATCGCTATCTGGTAGGACTGATTGAGCAAGCCAATCTCTCTCCTATGGTTTTTCTGACCATTGTGATGGTCGTCGTGTTCATTGCTGGCTTTTTTATTGATTTCATAGAAATCATTTTCATCATCGTGCCGGTAGTGGCGCCGATCTTTACCCTGATGGGCATAGATCTGATCTGGATAGGCGTATTGCTGGCTTTGAATCTGCAAACCTCTTTCCTGTCCCCACCTTTTGGGTTCTCCCTCTTTTATCTCAAAGGCGTAGCTCCTCCGCAGGTAACCACCGGACATTTATACCGCGGGATTATTCCTTATGTCATTATCCAACTCGTTTTTCTGGTATTGGTCATTATTTTTCCAGAGATGGTTACTTTTCTGTTGGAGGATTAG
- a CDS encoding polysaccharide deacetylase family protein has protein sequence MYRLIFILSLFIFIGHAGFTQTPASSMQWPDGKRMALSLSFDDGRPSQVDVGTPLFNRYDAKVTFYLVPSAVEQRLSLWKQATADGHEMGNHSLKHPCSGNFLWARDKALEEYTLEQMREELQETNQQIEQMLRVTPTTFAYPCGQTYVGRGEQTQSYVPVVATLFTAGRGWLDEAPNDAAYSDMAQLTGMSMDAKDFDEIKPILEAAAVQGLWLVLAGHDIGEEGAQTTRTDMLETLIQYAQDQANGIWLAPVGEVAAFVLEKR, from the coding sequence ATGTATAGACTAATTTTTATCCTTTCCTTATTTATTTTCATAGGGCATGCTGGATTCACTCAGACACCTGCTTCCAGCATGCAATGGCCGGATGGCAAGCGCATGGCACTCAGCCTGAGTTTTGACGATGGACGTCCCAGTCAGGTAGATGTGGGTACACCCTTGTTCAACCGTTACGATGCCAAAGTCACTTTCTATCTGGTACCTTCTGCAGTGGAGCAACGCCTGTCTCTGTGGAAGCAAGCTACAGCCGATGGACATGAAATGGGGAATCATTCCCTGAAACATCCCTGTTCCGGTAACTTTCTCTGGGCGCGTGACAAAGCGCTGGAAGAATATACATTGGAACAAATGCGGGAGGAACTGCAAGAAACTAATCAACAGATTGAGCAGATGCTGAGGGTTACGCCCACTACTTTTGCCTATCCTTGCGGACAGACTTATGTGGGACGGGGCGAACAAACGCAAAGTTATGTGCCGGTGGTGGCAACACTTTTTACTGCCGGGCGGGGCTGGCTGGATGAAGCACCCAACGATGCAGCGTATTCTGATATGGCCCAACTGACTGGGATGTCTATGGATGCTAAAGATTTTGATGAGATCAAACCTATTCTAGAAGCGGCGGCAGTACAAGGACTCTGGCTGGTACTGGCGGGGCACGATATCGGAGAAGAAGGAGCACAAACGACAAGAACTGATATGCTGGAAACCTTGATCCAGTATGCACAAGATCAGGCAAATGGTATCTGGCTGGCTCCTGTAGGGGAAGTGGCAGCATTTGTGTTGGAAAAGCGGTGA
- a CDS encoding DUF2227 family putative metal-binding protein produces the protein MASGKEHTLGTLMLTPLAGLLAWHLSDGDQAVTALATGGCLSGVFLSPDLDMPTRTVSETTLLRWSWGVGYIWIFLWYPYAMFFKHRGISHCPLIGTCTRLVYLAGLAFLFQEVLQQTMEVDGQLMFWLKDHYLTIAIFSAGLAVSDIGHWIMDNF, from the coding sequence ATGGCATCAGGCAAAGAACATACACTTGGCACACTCATGCTGACCCCGCTGGCAGGATTACTTGCCTGGCACCTGAGCGATGGTGATCAGGCAGTTACCGCATTGGCTACCGGAGGTTGTCTGAGTGGAGTCTTCCTCAGTCCCGATCTGGACATGCCTACCCGTACGGTGTCGGAAACTACTTTGCTACGCTGGTCATGGGGAGTGGGTTATATCTGGATTTTTCTCTGGTACCCGTACGCTATGTTTTTCAAACACAGAGGTATCAGCCACTGTCCTCTGATAGGAACCTGTACTCGCTTGGTATATCTGGCAGGACTGGCATTTTTATTTCAGGAAGTGTTACAGCAAACGATGGAAGTAGATGGGCAACTGATGTTTTGGCTGAAGGACCATTACTTGACCATTGCTATTTTTTCCGCAGGTTTGGCAGTTTCCGACATAGGGCACTGGATTATGGATAATTTTTAG
- a CDS encoding arylsulfatase, which yields MLYHLRRLLTICLVFAFACDVLPEEEEYPQIDHPNVVLILTDDQGYGDIGIHGNDTIETPVLDNFAKEGVRLDRFYVSPVCAPSRASLLTGRYHLRTGTSWVTDGMEDMRSEEVTLAEMFRQNGYATGCFGKWHNGAHYPRDPLGQGFDEFVGFKAGHWYNYFDSQLEHNQDTIQTKGFMTDALTDYAINFIERNQKQPFFCYIPYNTPHSPFQVSDQYFNKYKAKGLDDQLAAIYGMCENIDDNVGRILQKLDDLDINENTIVLFITDNGPNSSRYNGGMRGRKGHVHEGGIRVPSFIRWDNHLPKGRVIDQITAHIDIFPTLYELCQLEPVKTLPLDGINLLPLLIGEKDFLDRERTIFTHQVQNGQVKPYPGSARTPQYRLVLQAEDNIMLFDMQHDPGETQNLASERADIVKALQKDYLRWFSKVSAKGTAAAPIPVGYDEAPVVVLPAHEAALSAGLIYKYSPHGWAHDWVDQWSDTQDSMYWNIDVVKPGEYQVMLKYTSSPDETGAEIQVSSTNKKISQRINRPYLPKKIPTPDRVVREQEAYEQSWGSLNLGMLPLTKGQQTISLKALDIPQQNIGEIKAIVLRKQ from the coding sequence ATGCTTTATCATTTAAGAAGGTTATTGACGATATGTTTAGTATTTGCCTTTGCCTGTGATGTACTTCCTGAAGAAGAAGAATATCCTCAGATCGACCATCCTAATGTGGTGCTTATTCTTACAGACGATCAAGGTTATGGAGATATAGGCATTCATGGCAATGATACGATTGAAACGCCTGTCTTGGATAATTTTGCAAAAGAAGGCGTGCGTTTGGATCGTTTCTACGTCAGCCCGGTATGTGCGCCTTCTCGTGCCAGCCTGCTCACCGGCAGGTACCATCTGCGTACCGGTACTTCCTGGGTGACGGACGGAATGGAAGATATGCGCAGTGAGGAAGTCACGCTGGCCGAAATGTTCAGGCAGAATGGCTATGCCACCGGCTGCTTTGGCAAGTGGCACAATGGTGCACATTATCCTCGCGACCCTTTGGGACAGGGATTTGATGAGTTTGTCGGTTTTAAGGCTGGTCATTGGTACAACTATTTTGACAGCCAACTGGAACATAATCAGGATACTATACAAACCAAAGGCTTTATGACAGACGCCTTGACTGACTATGCAATCAACTTTATAGAACGCAATCAAAAGCAGCCTTTCTTCTGTTATATCCCCTACAATACTCCCCATAGCCCTTTTCAGGTATCGGATCAATATTTCAATAAATACAAAGCCAAAGGGCTGGATGATCAACTAGCAGCCATCTATGGAATGTGCGAAAATATTGATGACAATGTAGGCCGTATTCTCCAAAAGCTGGATGACCTGGATATCAATGAAAACACCATCGTGCTTTTCATCACCGACAATGGACCCAATAGCTCGCGTTATAATGGAGGCATGCGGGGACGCAAAGGGCATGTGCATGAGGGAGGCATCAGGGTGCCCAGCTTTATTCGCTGGGATAATCATTTGCCCAAGGGGCGAGTCATTGACCAGATAACAGCCCACATAGATATTTTTCCTACGCTCTATGAACTATGCCAGCTGGAGCCGGTGAAAACCTTGCCTCTGGATGGCATCAATCTTTTACCTTTGTTGATTGGTGAAAAAGATTTTCTCGATAGAGAACGAACCATCTTCACCCATCAGGTACAAAACGGACAAGTAAAGCCCTATCCCGGTTCTGCCCGCACCCCTCAGTACCGCTTGGTCTTACAGGCAGAAGACAACATTATGCTTTTTGATATGCAGCATGATCCGGGTGAAACGCAAAACCTTGCAAGTGAGCGTGCTGATATTGTCAAAGCACTTCAGAAAGATTATCTGCGCTGGTTTTCCAAAGTTAGCGCTAAAGGCACAGCAGCCGCACCAATTCCTGTGGGCTATGATGAAGCTCCTGTGGTAGTATTACCTGCCCATGAGGCTGCACTTTCTGCAGGACTTATTTATAAATACAGTCCGCATGGCTGGGCGCATGATTGGGTAGATCAGTGGTCAGATACACAGGATAGCATGTATTGGAATATAGATGTGGTGAAGCCAGGAGAATACCAGGTAATGCTAAAATATACCTCTTCTCCTGATGAGACAGGTGCTGAAATACAGGTTTCAAGCACAAATAAAAAGATCTCTCAAAGAATCAACAGACCTTATCTTCCTAAAAAAATTCCTACTCCAGACCGGGTAGTGCGTGAACAGGAGGCTTATGAACAAAGCTGGGGAAGCTTGAATTTAGGGATGCTTCCCCTGACCAAAGGACAGCAAACAATCAGCCTGAAAGCATTGGACATTCCGCAACAAAACATAGGGGAAATCAAAGCAATTGTATTAAGGAAGCAGTAA
- a CDS encoding TRAP transporter substrate-binding protein, with translation MNQTYKSTRRKFLRNTLTAAAAVPVLAQTSCTSSSQKQPQAPYINFNSTFRWKMVTTWPPNFPILGEGCNKFAQWVKEMSGGRMEIIVYGGGELVPALEVFDAVSNGAIELGHGAAYYWSGKIPAAQFFATVPFGMNAQQTNAWLLSGGGLELWQETYAPFNLLPFAAGNTGMQMGGWFNKEINTAQDIQGLKMRIPGIGGKVFNRAGGTSVLVAGGEIYTNLERGVIDATEWIGPFHDYQMGFYNVARYYYYPGWQEPGTALELFANKEKFETLPSDLQAIITTCIQRLSMWTFSQSELMNSLYAHKLKVEEKVDFRKFPDEVLAVFRRYSEEIVNEMTNKDTASHKAYASYKKFQDQFNDYAQYNEKIYYSSFHPNV, from the coding sequence ATGAATCAAACCTATAAATCTACCCGCCGCAAGTTTTTACGGAATACCTTGACGGCTGCAGCGGCAGTTCCGGTATTAGCCCAGACTAGCTGTACGTCGAGTTCACAAAAGCAGCCGCAAGCTCCTTATATTAATTTTAATTCTACGTTCCGCTGGAAAATGGTCACTACCTGGCCTCCTAACTTTCCTATTCTGGGAGAAGGTTGTAACAAATTTGCCCAGTGGGTAAAAGAGATGTCAGGCGGACGCATGGAGATTATTGTCTATGGCGGTGGAGAGTTGGTTCCCGCCCTAGAAGTTTTTGACGCAGTGAGTAACGGGGCGATTGAACTGGGACATGGCGCTGCTTACTACTGGTCAGGTAAAATTCCTGCAGCCCAGTTTTTTGCTACTGTCCCCTTTGGTATGAATGCACAGCAGACCAATGCCTGGCTACTGAGCGGAGGCGGACTGGAACTTTGGCAGGAAACCTATGCGCCTTTTAACCTGCTTCCCTTTGCTGCCGGCAATACGGGCATGCAGATGGGTGGCTGGTTCAATAAAGAGATTAATACTGCACAAGACATTCAGGGACTTAAAATGCGTATTCCCGGCATCGGAGGCAAGGTATTTAACCGGGCGGGGGGAACCTCTGTACTGGTGGCCGGTGGGGAAATTTATACCAATCTGGAAAGGGGTGTGATAGATGCCACCGAATGGATAGGCCCTTTTCACGACTATCAGATGGGGTTTTACAATGTAGCCCGCTACTACTACTATCCTGGCTGGCAGGAACCAGGAACTGCGTTGGAACTCTTTGCCAACAAAGAGAAGTTCGAGACACTGCCCAGCGACCTTCAGGCGATCATCACGACTTGTATCCAGCGACTGAGCATGTGGACATTCTCTCAATCCGAACTAATGAACAGCTTATATGCACACAAACTCAAGGTTGAGGAAAAGGTGGATTTCCGCAAATTTCCTGATGAGGTACTTGCTGTTTTTCGTAGGTATAGCGAAGAAATTGTGAATGAAATGACCAACAAGGATACAGCGAGTCACAAAGCTTACGCATCTTACAAAAAATTTCAGGACCAGTTCAATGATTATGCCCAATACAACGAGAAGATCTACTACTCCAGCTTCCATCCTAATGTGTGA
- a CDS encoding 30S ribosomal protein S16: MAVKIRLARRGRKKLAIYDVVVADARAPRDGRFIEKLGIYNPNTTPAMIDIREDKALDWLLKGAKPTDTVRAMLSYRGVMLKKHLQIGVNKGAITQEEADKRFNDWIESKDAQVSGQKESLAKKREDERKARLEAEKKVNEARAKELAASQKVEEEPATEEAEAETAEETTAAEATTEEAQAPAQEEAPAEVKEEPKAEAEAPAAAKEEEKVEEKKEEAVAEKKEEVPEAKAEETKEEVKEEEKKEEPKAEAEAPASEKKEDEASEEKKES; encoded by the coding sequence ATGGCAGTAAAAATTAGATTGGCGCGTCGAGGACGCAAAAAACTGGCAATTTACGATGTAGTCGTAGCCGATGCCAGAGCACCACGTGATGGTCGCTTTATTGAAAAATTGGGTATTTATAATCCCAACACTACCCCTGCGATGATCGATATCAGGGAAGACAAAGCTTTGGATTGGTTACTGAAAGGTGCCAAGCCTACTGATACGGTAAGGGCCATGTTATCTTATCGTGGTGTCATGTTGAAAAAACACTTGCAAATAGGGGTCAACAAAGGCGCGATCACTCAGGAAGAAGCAGACAAACGCTTTAATGATTGGATTGAATCCAAAGATGCTCAGGTGAGCGGTCAGAAGGAGTCTTTGGCGAAGAAGAGAGAGGATGAAAGAAAAGCTCGTCTGGAAGCAGAGAAGAAAGTGAATGAAGCTCGTGCTAAGGAGTTAGCTGCAAGCCAGAAAGTTGAAGAAGAACCTGCTACTGAAGAAGCGGAAGCTGAAACAGCAGAAGAAACAACTGCGGCTGAAGCTACTACTGAGGAAGCGCAAGCTCCGGCTCAGGAAGAGGCTCCGGCTGAAGTGAAAGAAGAGCCTAAAGCAGAGGCAGAAGCTCCTGCGGCTGCAAAGGAAGAAGAGAAAGTAGAGGAGAAGAAAGAAGAAGCTGTAGCTGAAAAGAAAGAAGAGGTTCCTGAAGCGAAGGCTGAAGAAACCAAAGAGGAAGTAAAGGAAGAGGAGAAGAAAGAAGAGCCTAAAGCAGAGGCAGAAGCTCCTGCGTCTGAGAAGAAGGAAGACGAAGCTTCTGAAGAGAAGAAAGAAAGTTAA
- the rimM gene encoding ribosome maturation factor RimM (Essential for efficient processing of 16S rRNA), which produces MRIDDCYQLGYITKTHGLHGDVNVLLDVDFPEAYEEMESVFLQLSGSGTLIPFFIENLRLQKDSLIIKFEDIDELEQAEALLGAVLFLPLDQLPTLEEGQFYFHEIIGFQIEDENEGSLGTVKDVYEAGSQYLIAMDYQSQEVLIPLNDDIVLKVDKDNKTVFTRLPEGLLDVYIE; this is translated from the coding sequence ATGCGGATTGATGACTGTTATCAACTAGGATACATCACCAAGACGCATGGCCTGCATGGGGACGTCAATGTACTTTTGGATGTTGATTTTCCTGAAGCATATGAAGAAATGGAATCAGTATTTCTGCAACTATCCGGTTCAGGAACGCTGATTCCTTTTTTTATTGAAAACCTCAGACTTCAGAAAGATAGCCTTATCATTAAGTTTGAGGATATTGATGAGTTGGAACAAGCAGAGGCACTATTGGGCGCCGTGTTATTCCTCCCCCTGGATCAACTCCCTACCTTGGAAGAAGGGCAGTTTTATTTTCATGAGATCATCGGGTTCCAGATTGAAGATGAAAATGAAGGAAGCCTGGGCACAGTAAAAGATGTGTACGAAGCCGGAAGCCAGTATTTAATTGCAATGGATTATCAATCGCAGGAAGTACTTATTCCCCTGAATGATGATATCGTTTTAAAAGTAGACAAAGACAATAAAACCGTTTTCACACGTCTGCCTGAAGGGCTGCTAGACGTGTATATTGAGTGA